The genomic window GAGGTCGTCCACGGCGTCGTCGCTGCCCGCGTCGACGTGGGTCACCGAGAGCGGCTCGACCAGACCCGCGGCGCAGGCGAGGAGCTGCATCGCGTCCTTGCGCTCGGTGGTCGAGAGCCCCGCGAGCGCAACCTGCACGTGCACGTGGACCCGCGGCCGGACGGCGTCGTCGTGCAGGTGCTCGTGGAGATCGACGAGCGCGCGCGAGATGGCGTCCATCAGCGCGCCGCGAAGCGCGAGCAGCGCCGCGTCCTTGTCCTTCGCGGGCGCCACGCTGGCCACGGCCTCGCCAACCAGATCCGGCGCGCGCTGCAGGCTGCGAATCCGCGCGCGCAGATCGAGTCCACCGGCGCGTCCGCCGAGGCCGTTCGGCTCCGCGACGGCGAGCTCGAGCGAGAAACGCGAGTCGTCATCGCCGTCGGTGAGCGGCTTGGCGCCCTTCTGCAGCTTGGCGAGCGCGCCGTGATCGGGCTTCTGGCCCAGCGCGGTCAGCACGCTTTCGACCGCATCGGGCAGCCCGGCGTTGAGCGCCTCGAGCGCCTCGGGGGAGACCGGCAGCGGCAGCCCCTGCATGTGCTGCGCGTTCGCCGGCTCGTTGATGTGGTTCGCCAGATCCGCAGGCTGCGAATCGAACTTCCCGTGGAGGTCCACGTGCACGCGGGCGCCCGGCGCGGGCCAGACGGCCGCGGCCAGCACCCACGCGGCGAGCATCACGACTCGACCCGGTAGTTCGGGGCCTCCTGCGTGATGATCACGTCGTGAACGTGGCTCTCGCGCAGGCCGGCCTGGCTGATGCGCATGAAGCGGGCCTTCTGCTGCAGCTCGCTGATCGTCTTGCAGCCCAGGTAGCCCATTCCGGCTCGCAGACCGCCCAGCATCTGGAAGACGATCATCGCCAGCGGGCCCTTGTACGGCACGCGGCCCTCGATGCCCTCGGGCACGAGCTTGAGATCCTCGTCGACGTCGCCCTGGAAGTAGCGATCCTTGGATCCCTTCTTCATCGCGCCGAGCGAGCCCATTCCGCGGTACGCCTTGTAGCTGCGGCCCTGGTAGAGGATGACGTCGCCGGGCGCTTCTTCACAGCCCGCGAAGAGCGAGCCGATCATCACGGTGCTCGCGCCCGCGGCGAGCGCCTTGACGATGTCGCCGGAGTACTTGATGCCGCCGTCGCTGATGATGGGCACGCCCGCGGCCATGGCCACGCGCGCGCTCTCGTCGACGGCGCTGATCTGGGGCACGCCCACGCCCGCGACCACGCGCGTGGTGCAAATGGAGCCCGGGCCGATGCCGACCTTCACCGCGTCGGCGCCGGCGTCGATGAGCGCCTTGGTGCCCTCGCCCGTGGCCACGTTGCCGGCGATGAGCTGCAGCTCCGGCCAGCGCTTCTTGAGCACCCGGACCGCGTCGAGGACGCCCTGGCTATGGCCGTGCGCGGTGTCCACGCAGACGACGTCCACGCCCGCGCGAACGAGCGCCTCCACGCGCTCCTCGTAGTCGCCCGCGCCGACCGCGGCGCCGCAGAGCAAGCGGCCCTGCGCGTCCTTCGCGGCGTACGGGTGGGTGCGCGTCTTCTCCACATCCTTGACGGTGATGAGGCCCTTGAGCCGGAACTCGCTGTCGACGACGAGCAGCTTCTCGATGCGGTTCTTGTGGAGGAGGTCCTTGGCCTCATCCATCTGCACGCCCTCGCGGGCGGTGACGAGCTCCTTGGTCATCACGGCGCCCACGGTCTGCTCGAGGTTCTTCTCGAAGCGCAGGTCGCGGTTGGTGAGGATGCCCACCAAGCGGCCGCCTTTGACGACGGGGATGCCGCTGATGTTGTGGGTGCGCATGAGCTCGACGGCGTGGCTGAGCCGCGCCTCGGGATCGATGGTGACGGGATCCTGAACGAGGCCGCTCTCGAACTTCTTCACCCGGGAGACCTCGCGCGCCTGGTCGGCGGGCGGGAGGTTCTTGTGGACGATGCCGATGCCGCCCTCCTGCGCCATGGCGATGGCGGTGCGGGCTTCGGTCACGGTGTCCATGGCCGAGGAGAGCAGCGGGATGTTGAGGGTGATCTTCCGGGTGAGCTTGGTGCCGAGCTCCACCTGCTTGGGCAGGACCTCGCTCTCGGCAGGCACGAGCAGGACATCGTCAAAGGTGAGGCCGAGCTTCAACTCATCGCGGTTGATCATGGCGAGGCTCCCGGGCGCGGGGGGCGATTCATTACACCAGCCAACATCATCTCGCCACGAAGCTCGGGCAGGCGGAGGCGTGGGACGAACGGACGCCACATCGCACCTGCGCGAAAGGCCGTCGCCCGAGGGGCGCCGGCAGGGCTCGGATGCCCGGCTTTCCCCGCTGCACTCCGTAGATGCAAGTGCTTGGGGAACGGTAACGGTGATCGGTGTGCGGTGATCGGGCCGATCACAGAGAACCGATCACCTGTACCGATCAC from Deltaproteobacteria bacterium includes these protein-coding regions:
- the guaB gene encoding IMP dehydrogenase, with translation MINRDELKLGLTFDDVLLVPAESEVLPKQVELGTKLTRKITLNIPLLSSAMDTVTEARTAIAMAQEGGIGIVHKNLPPADQAREVSRVKKFESGLVQDPVTIDPEARLSHAVELMRTHNISGIPVVKGGRLVGILTNRDLRFEKNLEQTVGAVMTKELVTAREGVQMDEAKDLLHKNRIEKLLVVDSEFRLKGLITVKDVEKTRTHPYAAKDAQGRLLCGAAVGAGDYEERVEALVRAGVDVVCVDTAHGHSQGVLDAVRVLKKRWPELQLIAGNVATGEGTKALIDAGADAVKVGIGPGSICTTRVVAGVGVPQISAVDESARVAMAAGVPIISDGGIKYSGDIVKALAAGASTVMIGSLFAGCEEAPGDVILYQGRSYKAYRGMGSLGAMKKGSKDRYFQGDVDEDLKLVPEGIEGRVPYKGPLAMIVFQMLGGLRAGMGYLGCKTISELQQKARFMRISQAGLRESHVHDVIITQEAPNYRVES